One genomic segment of Musa acuminata AAA Group cultivar baxijiao chromosome BXJ3-3, Cavendish_Baxijiao_AAA, whole genome shotgun sequence includes these proteins:
- the LOC135634277 gene encoding uncharacterized protein LOC135634277 isoform X1 yields MGSLMAGWSSPVVDPEKALLKRNKSLTKEEIDSFWRLHRPTKEEEEDFQASLSSPRTPQESDGLSLKKTVMGFPDIPDMEKPPKTGDWWTRSNWAFLNEPPRDELSDSAHKYTAQFHVADLAVKKS; encoded by the exons ATGGGTTCTCTCATGGCCGGCTGGTCTTCGCCTGTTGTAGACCCAGAAAAAG CTCTGCTGAAGAGAAACAAGTCGCTGACGAAGGAAGAGATCGACAGCTTCTGGAGACTGCACAGGccgaccaaagaagaggaagaagacttcCAAGCCAGTTTGAGCTCCCCGAGAACCCCTCAG GAGTCGGACGGGCTGAGCCTAAAGAAGACTGTCATGGGGTTTCCTGATATCCCAGACATGGAGAAGCCTCCCAAGACCGGTGACTG GTGGACGAGGAGCAACTGGGCGTTTCTGAATGAGCCACCTCGTGACGAGCTGAGCGATTCAGCTCACAAGTACACAGCTCAGTTCCATGTTGCTGACCTCGCCGTCAAGAAATCGTAG
- the LOC135634277 gene encoding uncharacterized protein LOC135634277 isoform X2, which translates to MGSLMAGWSSPVVDPEKALLKRNKSLTKEEIDSFWRLHRPTKEEEEDFQASLSSPRTPQESDGLSLKKTVMGFPDIPDMEKPPKTGDWVLPEQVDEEQLGVSE; encoded by the exons ATGGGTTCTCTCATGGCCGGCTGGTCTTCGCCTGTTGTAGACCCAGAAAAAG CTCTGCTGAAGAGAAACAAGTCGCTGACGAAGGAAGAGATCGACAGCTTCTGGAGACTGCACAGGccgaccaaagaagaggaagaagacttcCAAGCCAGTTTGAGCTCCCCGAGAACCCCTCAG GAGTCGGACGGGCTGAGCCTAAAGAAGACTGTCATGGGGTTTCCTGATATCCCAGACATGGAGAAGCCTCCCAAGACCGGTGACTG GGTTTTGCCGGAGCAGGTGGACGAGGAGCAACTGGGCGTTTCTGAATGA